A part of Miscanthus floridulus cultivar M001 chromosome 6, ASM1932011v1, whole genome shotgun sequence genomic DNA contains:
- the LOC136459253 gene encoding probable disease resistance protein At5g45440 codes for MAVEVVQFLVKKFVDSFTEEAADGEAELPFRAQFHDMRAQLEKAAVSPSNADELRECLYELNDLLAECRRLANRPNHQRWCFAQSDAWRFPKTKKRVTAVRRRVLQCVENDSGGNAAASQEDSAAAAAGLDRWTTSWLERSRIHGFDQQLAELESMAFRDCGAGRLNGVGIVGMGGIGKTALAQLLFSSPRAKGRFFPRIWMCMSRTASAGADRRKEVLQGMLMALGHEEDAILSIDGSDSLAELVIAVHEQLKGKRFLVVFDDVWHIDSWYADVVGRQNAPGRTDDWSERLAFALPKERGGLVVVTSRLEKAAEAMVGKSCLSHVRPLADSESCWAIFTDALSQSQEKMTLDLATVNNLKQEILETCGGLPSAAKTMGDIFATSSVSPPASTSTSQELGKSDHIITGHC; via the coding sequence ATGGCCGTGGAAGTCGTCCAGTTTCTTGTGAAGAAGTTCGTGGATAGCTTCACCGAGGAGGCAGCGGACGGAGAGGCGGAGCTCCCTTTCAGAGCCCAATTCCACGACATGAGGGCCCAGCTGGAGAAGGCGGCCGTTTCTCCCTCCAACGCCGATGAGCTCCGGGAGTGCCTCTACGAACTCAACGACTTGCTCGCCGAGTGCCGCAGGCTCGCCAACCGACCTAACCATCAGCGGTGGTGCTTTGCCCAGTCCGACGCTTGGCGCTTCCCCAAGACCAAGAAGAGGGTGACCGCGGTCAGGCGCAGGGTCCTCCAGTGCGTCGAGAACGACTCCGGTGGCAACGCTGCGGCGTCGCAGGAggactccgccgccgccgccgcggggttGGACCGCTGGACGACGTCTTGGCTCGAACGGAGCAGGATCCACGGGTTCGACCAGCAGCTCGCGGAGCTGGAGTCCATGGCGTTCAGGGACTGCGGCGCGGGGAGGCTTAACGGCGTTGGCATCGTCGGCATGGGCGGCATCGGGAAGACCGCGCTCGCGCAGCTCCTGTTCAGCAGCCCGCGCGCTAAAGGCCGCTTCTTCCCCAGGATATGGATGTGCATGTCGCGCACCGCCTCTGCAGGAGCAGACAGGCGCAAGGAGGTTTTGCAGGGCATGCTCATGGCGCTTGGACACGAGGAGGATGCCATCCTGTCCATAGATGGCAGCGATAGCCTGGCAGAGCTGGTGATCGCCGTCCACGAACAGCTCAAGGGGAAGAGGTTCCTCGTAGTGTTCGACGACGTGTGGCACATCGACAGCTGGTACGCTGACGTCGTTGGCCGCCAGAACGCCCCGGGGAGAACCGACGACTGGTCGGAACGCCTCGCGTTCGCACTGCCCAAAGAGAGAGGTGGCCTGGTGGTCGTCACCAGCCGGCTGGAGAAGGCGGCAGAGGCGATGGTGGGGAAGAGCTGCTTGTCCCATGTGCGGCCATTGGCCGACAGCGAGAGCTGCTGGGCAATTTTCACGGATGCTCTTTCCCAGTCCCAGGAGAAAATGACGCTCGATCTTGCCACTGTTAACAATTTGAAGCAGGAGATCCTTGAAACCTGTGGCGGGCTTCCATCGGCAGCCAAGACAATGGGAGACATCTTCGCAACCAGCAGCGTTTCGCCACCTGCATCGACATCTACTAGCCAGGAACTCGGCAAGAGTGACCATATCATCACTGGTCACTGCTAG
- the LOC136459257 gene encoding uncharacterized protein — protein MCNSNVKSAGVAQIDGRPVLQPAGNRVAAPADAARPLKKSLQKSLSMPASYDNNNNATAAARPAAPPENTRAAAASLLPPATPASATTRAAARAAGAAVAAEKTSRSTKASRKPGAVLPVVTFAALEAFEPAAAGSIAAAQREHAAQAQAQRKLRIAHYGRTASFSRVEGRVGATATATAAAAAEPAVPASPTVHDEKRCSFITSYSDPLYVAYHDEEWGVPVHDDELLFEMLTLSGVQVGADWTSILKKRHVYREAFSGFNVDAVSKYTEKQMASLSADYGLDLGTVRGTVNNACRILEVRRDFGSLDKYVWAFVNNKPLSPSYKYSRKIPVKTSKSESISKDMVRRGFRFVGPTVIHSFMQAVGLTNDHLVSCPRHRVCSAAAAGAAAAARVN, from the exons ATGTGCAACTCCAACGTCAAGTCCGCGGGCGTGGCCCAGATCGACGGCCGCCCGGTGCTGCAGCCGGCGGGCAACCGCGTGGCGGCGCCGGCGGACGCCGCCCGCCCGCTCAAGAAGTCCCTGCAGAAGTCGCTCTCCATGCCGGCTTcctacgacaacaacaacaatgccACCGCGGCCGCCCGCCCCGCGGCGCCGCCCGAGAACACCCGTGCGGCGGCGGCTTCTCTGCTGCCTCCTGCGACGCCGGCCTCGGCCACCACgagggcggcggcgagggcggcaggcgccgccgtggccgcggAGAAGACCAGCAGGTCCACCAAGGCCAGCAGGAAGCCCGGCGCCGTGCTGCCGGTGGTGACGTTCGCGGCGCTGGAGGCGTTCGAGCCAGCCGCAGCCGGGAGCATCGCCGCGGCGCAGCGGGAGCACGCcgcgcaggcgcaggcgcagcgCAAGCTGCGGATCGCGCACTACGGCCGCACCGCGTCCTTCTCCCGGGTGGAGGGCCGAGTcggcgccaccgccaccgccacggcCGCGGCCGCTGCCGAGCCGGCCGTCCCCGCCTCACCCACCGTCCACGACGAGAAGCGCTGCAGCTTCATCACGTCCTACTCAG ACCCTCTGTATGTCGCGTACCACGACGAGGAGTGGGGAGTGCCCGTGCACGACGACGA GTTGCTATTCGAGATGCTCACACTGTCTGGCGTGCAAGTCGGGGCCGACTGGACTTCCATCCTCAAGAAAAGACACGTCTACAG GGAGGCATTCTCCGGCTTCAACGTGGACGCGGTCTCCAAGTACACCGAGAAGCAGATGGCGTCGCTGAGCGCCGACTACGGCCTGGATTTGGGCACCGTCAGAGGAACCGTCAACAACGCCTGCCGGATTCTCGAG GTGCGGAGGGACTTTGGCTCACTGGACAAGTACGTGTGGGCGTTCGTGAACAACAAGCCGCTGTCGCCGAGCTACAAGTACAGCCGGAAGATCCCGGTGAAGACGTCCAAGTCGGAGTCCATCAGCAAGGACATGGTCCGGCGCGGCTTCCGCTTCGTCGGCCCCACTGTCATCCACTCCTTTATGCAGGCGGTCGGGCTCACCAATGACCACCTCGTCTCGTGCCCGCGCCACCGCGtctgctccgccgccgccgccggcgcagccgcagccgcacgcGTTAACTGA
- the LOC136459252 gene encoding uncharacterized protein, translating into MGIKSSFFPQKRQRTEAGSNQESTMDANWTYSLLATWNEWEIRMLVLTSLALQVFLLFSAGIRKRNVSAVLSLLLWLAYLLADSIAIYALGYLSQMRVPKGVDVDPQSFERTHRIQAFWAPFLLLHLGGQDTITAFSTEDNELWKRHLLSLLTQVALAVYVFTKSHPGTNVLVPAVFMFLSGIVKYAERTWALKCASMDNLRSSMVTTPDPGPNYAKFMEEYRFTREAGLDAEIVIEQERRAEAAAAVTVAVAEESVPYTTVITEASHFFVIFKRLFVNLILSFQERTRSQATFLRLTPEQAYKIIEIELSLMYDTLHSKAAVIHTWYGRLFRCLTLLSTSTACILFNVLDKGKHKSYNRIDVCITNILFGGALCLEVYAIGMMLISYWTYAALQDCNCRSLGSLVFRSIQYFRPESRAKWSNLMAQHNLISFCLLDKPTMLTKVLSVLGLKVHWDSWLHIRHIDVSPELKVLVFRELKDKTVSIVDAESYRKFSNHRGQWALQCKGYYKELGWSVEVEFDESILLWHIATDLCFHSEDGDGDNAAKISHYVDISRAISNYMLFLLVARPFMLTAGIGQIRFGDTCAEAKNFFARAEMAHPDARAAARMVLDVNAEIAPRDVKGDRSKSALFDACRLAKSLLELQPHKRWRVIRVVWVEMLCYAANKCRSNFHAKQLSAGGELLTVVWFLMAHFGVGEQYRIEAGHARAKLIVEKN; encoded by the exons ATGGGAATAAAATCTTCCTTTTTCCCCCAAAAAAGGCAAAGGACGGAGGCAGGCAGCAATCAAGAATCAACAATGGATGCGAACTGGACATACAGCTTGCTGGCAACATGGAACGAGTGGGAGATCCGCATGCTTGTGCTCACCAGCCTCGCCCTCCAGgtgttcctcctcttctccgcCGGCATCCGCAAGCGTAACGTCTCCGCCGTGCTGAGCCTGCTTCTATGGCTGGCCTACCTGCTCGCGGACTCCATCGCCATCTACGCGCTCGGGTACCTCTCCCAGATGCGCGTGCCCAAGGGCGTCGACGTCGACCCACAGTCCTTCGAGCGCACCCACCGCATCCAGGCCTTCTGGGCTCcgttcctcctcctccacctcggcgGACAGGACACCATCACCGCCTTCTCCACCGAAGACAACGAGCTCTGGAAGCGCCACCTGCTCAGCCTCCTCACCCAG GTTGCCCTCGCCGTGTATGTCTTCACCAAGTCGCACCCTGGCACCAACGTCCTAGTCCCCGCCGTGTTCATGTTCTTGAGTGGTATCGTCAAGTACGCCGAGAGGACATGGGCGCTCAAGTGCGCGAGCATGGACAATCTGCGGAGCAGCATGGTCACGACGCCGGATCCGGGCCCCaactacgccaagttcatggaggAGTACCGGTTCACGCGTGAGGCGGGGCTCGACGCGGAGATCGTCATCGAGCAGGAGCGGCGCGCGGAGGCTGCCGCTGCCGTGACCGTGGCCGTCGCAGAGGAGAGCGTGCCCTACACGACGGTCATCACCGAAGCGAGCCACTTCTTTGTCATCTTCAAGCGACTCTTCGTCAACCTCATCCTCAGCTTCCAGGAGCGCACACGGAGCCAGGCCACGTTCCTGCGGCTCACGCCAGAGCAGGCGTACAAGATCATCGAGATCGAGCTGTCGCTCATGTACGACACCCTTCACTCCAAGGCGGCAGTGATACACACCTGGTACGGCCGCCTGTTCCGGTGTCTGACGCTCCTCTCGACGTCTACGGCCTGCATCCTCTTCAACGTGCTTGACAAGGGTAAACACAAATCATACAACCGCATCGATGTCTGCATCACTAATATTTTGTTTGGAGGAGCGCTTTGCCTGGAGGTGTATGCCATTGGGATGATGCTTATATCCTACTGGACATATGCCGCTCTGCAAGACTGCAACTGCCGGTCACTGGGCAGCCTGGTGTTCCGGAGCATTCAGTATTTCCGGCCGGAAAGCCGGGCGAAGTGGTCCAATTTGATGGCCCAGCACAATCTCATCAGCTTCTGCCTCCTGGACAAACCAACCATGCTCACCAAGGTCTTGAGCGTCCTCGGTCTCAAAGTACACTGGGACAGCTGGCTGCACATCCGGCACATCGACGTGTCACCGGAGCTCAAGGTCTTGGTCTTCAGGGAGCTCAAGGATAAGACGGTGAGCATCGTGGACGCCGAGAGTTACCGCAAGTTCAGCAACCACAGGGGCCAGTGGGCTCTGCAGTGCAAGGGCTATTACAAGGAGCTCGGCtggagcgtggaggtggagtTCGACGAGAGCATCCTCCTTTGGCATATAGCCACAGACCTCTGCTTCCACTCAGAGGATGGCGACGGCGACAACGCCGCCAAGATCTCTCATTACGTTGATATCAGCCGGGCGATATCGAACTACATGCTTTTCCTGCTCGTCGCGCGCCCCTTCATGCTGACCGCGGGCATCGGGCAGATCCGGTTCGGCGACACCTGCGCGGAGGCCAAGAACTTCTTCGCGCGGGCAGAGATGGCACACCCAGACGCGAGGGCCGCGGCGAGGATGGTGCTCGACGTGAACGCCGAGATCGCGCCGAGGGACGTGAAGGGCGACCGAAGCAAGTCCGCGCTGTTCGACGCGTGCCGGCTAGCCAAGTCGCTGCTGGAGCTGCAGCCGCACAAGCGGTGGCGCGTCATCCGCGTGGTGTGGGTGGAGATGCTCTGCTACGCCGCGAACAAGTGCCGGAGCAACTTCCACGCCAAGCAGCTGAGCGCCGGTGGCGAGCTGCTCACGGTCGTTTGGTTCTTGATGGCGCACTTTGGGGTAGGCGAGCAGTATAGGATTGAGGCGGGGCATGCGAGAGCTAAACTAATTGTAGAGAAGAACTGA
- the LOC136459256 gene encoding probable disease resistance protein At1g61300 produces MASYCCFWRRRRTIRYPSVEIINPGQSISFQDMLGLLVRPDVGVIVIQGIGGSGKTWAAKAAYRAARTSNLFQEYVWVPLSMNSSMGHCINKIAASLSCNKGGNLSIERTKAIIKEYLTKRKFLLVLDNSYFTEESILECLGVPRPQQQSLGSKIFVTTRTKRGESIMEPDIVLMPQPLTYEESYDLLREKIGKDICFAHDLISYCFGMPLTIVLLAGVLCDAPTQEAFSELVTKAHVTLGAQISVFNTLGRIVKFGYHQLPSDNVRHCLLYCLLFPEHQGIAVKELIWYWIMDGLLQKNIGFDEANHIGKEILDVLIKHGMVYLDDNGHIRMHDVVRETVSRYGKDNGYIEQHDWHINNPISTRLVHLAKYSRRVLLMDTEMECLYGSPCCSFISSLHLRGNCLLKAMSEEFFCHMGQLEILDLSFTLIQVLPPSISCLTRLRMLLLTGCDYLKEIRHITPLVRLEVLDASGCGSLKSIGSGSFDHMVLLKVLDLSATSITFLISIPVSMELRHLNLQGCPFLRSELPYGVSKNGAVQNLQLGDVEDLADWMGMLWLPCGLTFNLSDKHGLEVSLEANMGGNTYVYASDAYFFNCLKKDSPLWFNCFQKFQIVISCSKDNQTMDTDVEAKKIDSIIQNSYFRTKRFAHSIEPIRYLEINGTIGVPSDLDGILGHAELISLQRLAMATQLSDLNISSMEAVRELWVENCEHLESFLTAEVVQALSEVGNLHSLWISKMEKLSSFCKGVEDVTSFSCLKHLLFDCCPNLICLFPSVLHFPNLETLNIRFCDILERVFDSSALGEDTLPRLQSLQLWELPELTSVCSGVLPSLKNLKVRGCAKLRKIPVCMNENSPFVTTIGEQLWWDSLIWDDETIKRWLLFRNWGPLLPHIATEG; encoded by the coding sequence ATGGCGTCCTATTGTTGCTTTTGGAGGCGAAGGCGGACAATCCGATATCCAAGCGTGGAAATTATAAATCCTGGTCAGTCAATTTCATTCCAAGATATGCTCGGGCTGCTTGTTCGTCCAGATGTTGGAGTAATTGTCATCCAAGGTATTGGCGGCTCTGGAAAGACATGGGCTGCAAAGGCTGCATACCGGGCAGCAAGGACTTCGAATCTCTTTCAAGAGTATGTCTGGGTTCCATTGTCAATGAATTCTAGCATGGGACACTGTATCAACAAGATTGCAGCGTCTCTTTCATGCAACAAAGGAGGTAACTTGTCCATAGAAAGAACTAAGGCCATAATCAAGGAATATCTCACAAAACGGAaattccttcttgttcttgataatTCTTATTTCACTGAAGAAAGTATCTTAGAGTGCCTGGGAGTTCCTCGTCCTCAACAGCAAAGTCTTGGCTCAAAAATCTTTGTGACTACAAGAACTAAAAGGGGAGAGTCAATCATGGAGCCAGATATAGTTTTAATGCCACAACCTCTCACTTATGAAGAGTCATACGACCTGCTGCGtgagaagattggaaaagatatCTGTTTTGCACATGACTTAATCAGCTACTGTTTTGGCATGCCACTCACAATCGTCCTATTGGCTGGGGTTCTGTGTGATGCACCTACACAAGAGGCATTTAGTGAGTTGGTCACAAAAGCGCATGTCACTCTAGGAGCCCAGATATCAGTATTCAACACCTTGGGGCGCATCGTGAAATTTGGATACCATCAGCTTCCTAGCGATAACGTGCGACACTGCTTGCTGTACTGCCTACTCTTCCCAGAACATCAAGGGATTGCAGTCAAAGAGTTAATCTGGTACTGGATAATGGATGGTCTACTCCAGAAAAATATTGGTTTTGATGAGGCTAACCATATTGGGAAGGAAATTCTTGATGTCCTCATAAAGCACGGTATGGTATATTTGGACGATAATGGTCATATACGCATGCATGATGTGGTCAGGGAGACTGTCTCAAGATATGGAAAGGATAATGGTTACATAGAGCAGCATGACTGGCATATTAACAATCCTATTAGTACCAGATTAGTGCATCTTGCCAAGTATAGCAGAAGAGTTTTGTTAATGGATACTGAAATGGAATGCCTTTATGGAAGCCCGTGTTGCTCATTTATTTCATCATTACATTTAAGAGGAAACTGTCTTTTAAAAGCTATGTCGGAAGAATTCTTTTGCCACATGGGACAACTAGAGATACTGGACCTATCATTTACACTAATCCAAGTGCTGCCGCCTTCCATCTCCTGTTTGACTAGGCTAAGAATGTTATTGCTGACTGGGtgtgattatttaaaggaaattCGACACATAACTCCATTGGTGCGGCTGGAGGTACTGGATGCTTCAGGTTGTGGTTCCCTGAAGAGTATAGGCTCTGGGTCATTTGATCATATGGTTTTGCTCAAGGTCCTTGACCTTTCTGCAACTTCcatcactttcttgatctcaattCCAGTATCTATGGAGCTTCGCCACCTAAATCTACAGGGGTGCCCATTTCTACGGTCTGAGCTACCTTATGGGGTGTCAAAAAATGGTGCTGTACAGAATCTGCAGCTTGGTGATGTTGAAGATCTAGCAGATTGGATGGGCATGTTGTGGTTACCATGTGGACTGACGTTCAATTTGTCCGATAAGCATGGCTTAGAAGTATCACTTGAGGCTAACATGGGTGGTAATACATATGTTTATGCCAGTGATGCCTATTTCTTTAATTGCTTGAAAAAGGACTCTCCGCTGTGGTTTAACTGTTTTCAGAAGTTTCAGATTGTCATCTCCTGTTCGAAGGATAACCAAACCATGGACACTGATGTTGAAGCAAAGAAGATAGATTCCATCATTCAGAATTCATACTTTAGGACAAAGCGCTTTGCACATTCCATCGAGCCCATTAGATACCTGGAAATAAATGGTACTATTGGTGTTCCATCTGATCTTGATGGTATTCTCGGTCATGCTGAGCTGATATCATTACAGAGATTAGCAATGGCCACCCAACTTTCTGATCTGAATATTAGTAGTATGGAAGCGGTAAGAGAACTCTGGGTGGAAAATTGTGAACACCTAGAGAGTTTTCTGACAGCAGAGGTAGTCCAGGCATTGTCTGAGGTGGGCAACTTGCACAGTTTATGGATCTCCAAAATGGAAAAATTGTCATCCTTCTGCAAAGGAGTGGAAGATGTGACCAGTTTCAGTTGTCTGAAGCACTTGCTCTTCGACTGCTGTCCAAATCTCATATGCCTCTTTCCTTCGGTACTACACTTTCCAAACCTTGAAACATTGAATATAAGGTTTTGTGACATTTTGGAGAGGGTGTTTGACAGCTCGGCCTTGGGAGAGGACACTCTCCCTAGGTTGCAGTCGCTGCAGCTGTGGGAGCTTCCTGAGCTAACCTCTGTCTGTAGTGGAGTCTTGCCATCTCTGAAGAACCTCAAGGTGAGAGGCTGTGCAAAACTGCGGAAAATCCCAGTTTGCATGAATGAAAACAGCCCATTTGTAACTACTATCGGAGAACAGCTATGGTGGGACAGTTTAATATGGGATGACGAAACCATTAAGCGTTGGTTGCTGTTCAGAAACTGGGGGCCCTTGCTACCTCATATTGCAACTgaaggatga
- the LOC136459255 gene encoding disease resistance RPP13-like protein 4 translates to MSQERTLDEVVSPFLMQLERARVVPLGPDEDSSHSDIVLLFENIKKEACEVKDILLRVSKWENEIINDFGGIARHLDEIIEEGNQLNSIRSTLQIVNTEMSKLKDRMQLPLHVPMIKPVAPTTLPSSVPSKWVHAKVSEQWKRLEIERKILESSTMSNLQVSYDNLDLQLKLCLLCFSVFPENSIISKRAMIHWWIGEGLVAATRSQTAEDVGNACFEKLIALEMIEPVYQKCRYRVNQCKLHPWIRRVLIKVAKQARFFEFDSDGNATWDCSATHRACLVEEHQQEIDVASLRNLLTIFNVNEQYLQFDKCWFLDLRKIAVLQLGRWHNLRRHHIEVDSTDFLEGLQLSNQLKYLCLRGISRIIELPASIGGLSNLRILDLHACHNLERLSASITSLQMLTHLDVSECYLLEGMPRGIGLLTELQVLKGFVIGGSTGNYNCRVAELARLDKLKKLTIYIGSKVTVTEDELNELENIKGLCVLKITWAVSLSKKERVHQTSDSTPSPTSLSLPLNLEKLDLRCFPGEKIPEWLSPSKLLRLKRLYFTGGMLRTFGNKNMSEVWSIEVLRLKFLNDLSVQWTQVHDMFPKLTFLEVFRCRKLESFPCDKDGVWMNHDMKDIRK, encoded by the coding sequence ATGTCGCAGGAGCGGACATTGGATGAAGTCGTTTCTCCATTTCTAATGCAATTGGAAAGGGCAAGAGTTGTTCCTTTGGGTCCAGATGAGGATAGTTCACATTCAGATATTGTACTTCTTTTTGAAAATATCAAGAAAGAAGCCTGTGAAGTCAAGGATATACTCCTGAGAGTGTctaaatgggaaaatgagataATAAATGATTTTGGAGGAATAGCTCGACATTTGGATGAAATCATAGAAGAAGGCAACCAGCTCAATTCAATACGTTCCACACTTCAAATTGTAAACACTGAGATGTCCAAGTTAAAAGATCGTATGCAACTTCCTCTCCATGTTCCCATGATTAAGCCAGTAGCTCCCACAACCTTGCCATCATCTGTACCATCCAAATGGGTTCATGCAAAAGTTTCGGAGCAGTGGAAAAGACTAGAGATTGAGAGGAAAATCCTTGAGAGCTCAACCATGTCTAACTTGCAGGTTAGCTATGATAATCTTGATCTGCAGCTGAAGTTGTGCTTGTTATGCTTCTCTGTCTTCCCAGAAAATTCCATCATCAGCAAGAGGGCCATGATTCATTGGTGGATTGGTGAGGGGTTAGTAGCAGCCACAAGAAGTCAAACAGCCGAAGATGTTGGAAATGCATGCTTTGAGAAGCTGATTGCTCTAGAAATGATTGAACCGGTGTATCAGAAATGCAGGTATCGGGTCAACCAATGCAAGTTACACCCTTGGATTCGGCGTGTGTTGATTAAAGTTGCGAAGCAAGCACGGTTTTTTGAATTCGATTCAGATGGCAATGCAACATGGGACTGTTCAGCTACTCACCGTGCCTGTCTAGTTGAAGAGCACCAACAGGAAATTGATGTGGCATCACTCAGAAACCTTCTAACAATATTTAATGTGAATGAGCAATACCTACAATTTGATAAGTGTTGGTTCTTGGATTTGAGGAAGATTGCAGTTCTCCAACTAGGAAGGTGGCACAACTTACGTCGACACCATATTGAGGTTGACAGTACTGATTTTTTGGAAGGACTGCAGTTATCCAATCAATTGAAATATCTTTGTCTGAGGGGCATCTCTAGAATCATTGAACTTCCTGCTTCCATTGGTGGACTCTCAAATCTCAGGATCTTGGACCTTCATGCTTGTCATAACCTTGAGAGACTGAGTGCTAGCATCACGTCTCTTCAAATGCTCACCCACCTTGATGTGTCAGAATGTTACTTGCTGGAAGGCATGCCAAGGGGTATTGGCTTGCTTACTGAACTCCAAGTGCTGAAAGGGTTTGTCATTGGTGGTTCAACTGGCAATTACAATTGTCGGGTAGCAGAGTTGGCTAGGCTGGACAAATTGAAGAAGCTGACCATATATATTGGAAGCAAAGTTACAGTGACAGAAGATGAACTGAATGAACTTGAGAACATCAAaggcctttgcgttctgaaaatTACATGGGCTGTATCACTTTCAAAGAAAGAACGAGTCCATCAGACTTCTGATTCTACACCATCGCCAACTTCACTCTCCCTACCACTAAATCTCGAAAAGCTAGACCTGCGCTGCTTCCCTGGAGAGAAGATACCAGAATGGTTAAGTCCGAGTAAGCTGTTGAGACTGAAGAGGCTCTACTTCACTGGAGGAATGCTAAGAACTTTTGGCAACAAAAACATGTCAGAGGTGTGGAGCATTGAGGTTTTGCGCCTGAAATTCTTGAATGATTTATCAGTACAATGGACCCAGGTGCATGACATGTTTCCAAAACTGACCTTTCTAGAGGTCTTCAGATGTAGGAAGCTAGAATCCTTCCCTTGCGATAAGGATGGGGTGTGGATGAACCATGATATGAAGGATATCAGAAAGTAG